Proteins encoded within one genomic window of Anopheles gambiae chromosome 3, idAnoGambNW_F1_1, whole genome shotgun sequence:
- the LOC4577985 gene encoding trithorax group protein osa, whose protein sequence is MWEKRYENRRLKAVAFCVLLAVSTMLPSTDALKTKSRSKSSSSSSSSGRVSKPSSTSYSNPGSLSYSNYQSKPAPKPAPKPSAPVDTSNQRNIGWNVNNQAKPAGSVAQPAVNKPPPYPVQSNAAKPPYPVQSNAGKPPYPVQQHSNTHQTHAAPGGPPPPYSHGPPPPYSAANNPNMNSRFNEPPPMYSPGNQGFRPGQPGFGQPGSYGQPGFGQPGSFGQPMGGYGGAGGYHPQGAGFGAPHGTFQGGGYAPPVNYAPQPSFPIAAIPVGAYKPQSSGLGVGGIAAGIGTGLLAGAAGSALYNALRPEDRGRYREGPGGGGVTIINNVPAAAGAAPVEGAAPAMAAAPVQTSPGVAAAAPVPNSPPASGAADGSSNVPLAPMPGSSDNANANAPNAPVQTDPMETTTVDPNAKQYIPPPGQYYPATGQYVPPGEYDPATGIFTPGRYIAETNIFQSGLYDPLSQMFTPGRYDATGQFIADPDNPPLSLAPNSGAAPAAQPETVTPAVASQFKTTSGANMPPISNLLVALGAVFLSFIARF, encoded by the coding sequence ATGTGGGAAAAACGGTACGAAAACAGGCGACTGAAGGCGGTCGCGTTCTGCGTACTCCTGGCCGTGTCCACCATGCTGCCATCGACGGACGCCCTCAAGACGAAGAGTCGCAGTAAAAGCtcctcatcctcatcctcTTCCGGGCGCGTCTCGAAACCCAGCTCGACGAGCTACAGCAATCCGGGCAGCTTGAGCTACAGCAACTACCAATCGAAACCGGCCCCGAAACCGGCCCCGAAACCGTCTGCTCCGGTCGATACCTCGAACCAGCGCAACATTGGCTGGAACGTGAACAATCAGGCCAAACCGGCTGGTTCCGTGGCTCAACCGGCCGTCAACAAACCGCCTCCCTACCCGGTACAGTCAAACGCCGCCAAACCTCCATACCCGGTACAGTCGAACGCTGGGAAGCCACCATATCCGGTacagcagcacagcaacaCTCACCAGACCCATGCCGCACCGGGAGGTCCTCCACCGCCCTACTCGCACGGACCACCGCCACCGTACTCGGCCGCAAACAATCCCAACATGAACTCCCGCTTTAACGAGCCCCCGCCGATGTACAGTCCGGGCAATCAAGGCTTCCGACCGGGACAGCCCGGTTTTGGACAGCCGGGATCGTACGGTCAGCCCGGGTTCGGCCAACCGGGCAGCTTTGGACAGCCGATGGGAGGATACGGAGGGGCTGGTGGGTATCATCCACAGGGCGCTGGATTCGGCGCACCGCATGGCACGTTCCAGGGTGGTGGCTATGCCCCACCGGTCAACTACGCCCCGCAACCATCATTCCCCATTGCAGCGATTCCGGTCGGTGCGTACAAACCGCAGAGCTCGGGCCTGGGAGTGGGCGGTATTGCTGCCGGCATCGGCACGGGACTGTTGGCGGGAGCGGCTGGGTCCGCACTGTACAACGCCCTCCGTCCGGAGGATCGTGGACGCTATCGGGAAGGGCCGGGAGGAGGTGGCGTGACCATCATTAACAATGTTCCAGCAGCGGCCGGTGCTGCACCGGTGGAAGGTGCTGCCCCGGCAATGGCAGCCGCACCCGTTCAAACGTCCCCCGgtgttgcagctgctgctcccgTGCCGAATTCACCCCCAGCAAGTGGTGCAGCCGATGGATCATCCAACGTCCCGCTAGCTCCAATGCCCGGTTCCAGCGATAATGCGAACGCAAACGCTCCAAACGCTCCCGTACAAACAGACCCCATGGAAACGACCACAGTCGATCCGAACGCGAAACAGTACATCCCACCGCCCGGTCAGTACTATCCGGCCACCGGGCAGTACGTACCGCCGGGTGAGTACGATCCTGCGACGGGCATTTTCACACCGGGCCGCTACATCGCCGAGACCAACATCTTCCAGTCCGGTTTGTATGATCCACTGTCGCAGATGTTTACGCCGGGGCGGTACGACGCAACCGGACAGTTCATTGCCGATCCGGACAATCCACCACTGTCACTGGCACCGAACAGTGGTGCTGCACCTGCAGCGCAACCGGAAACGGTTACACCGGCCGTTGCTTCGCAGTTTAAAACTACAAGCGGTGCGAACATGCCGCCAATCTCCAATCTGTTGGTGGCGCTTGGTGCGGTGTTCTTGTCATTTATTGCACGTTTTTAA
- the LOC1271233 gene encoding general transcription factor 3C polypeptide 5 has protein sequence MEYSAKNAYQHQFHRNLVCVVYPGIVKNPDRMIETLGGIREISNTFGQEKRRLELRFRPECIYSKPAFGDGRPATGLLLKVVVQRRKSQPDYRAVSSVQIAGCVRRIFNFDSLCDFQQLPAFRMPASGKVECVYSDIVPKGVNTKSPLEKPTTIPFFLPPVCFSRTDSINSFVLREPKTQKISPIESTYRRRRQKYGIYHPFTLTEPVPETANAQAQHMLTSKIISPDDVEKVRAAFKARPIWTKNALVNINRLVINSQTLGLILPSVAFYYVNGPWRGTWVRYGYDPRKHFEARVYQLLDFRVRSIGSLHECIKIKRLSLTKINYRTAEPTAAVKEDEQNFINCTFDEDTIPPYRVIFYQYCDIHLKKIQEMLKKVPSPKSGTVCDERNGWLPYRFDDQCRNIMMEIVLNNIRRLREENPEACSAMESVEEDDDEGDEGEMSGFEEDDEVETEGLLDSLDDVTD, from the exons ATGGAATACAGTGCGAAAAATGCTTACCAGCATCAATTTCATCGCAATTTGGTGTGTGTCGTGTATCCGGGGATTGTGAAGAACCCGGACCGGATGATAGAAACGCTAGGAGGGATCCGAGAAATAAGTAAC ACTTTTGGGCAGGAAAAAAGACGCTTAGAGCTGCGCTTTCGGCCGGAGTGTATTTATTCCAAGCCAGCCTTTGGCGATGGCCGCCCAGCGACTGGGCTTCTGCTGAAGGTGGTCGTGCAGCGCCGCAAATCCCAACCGGACTATCGGGCGGTCAGCTCGGTGCAGATTGCCGGCTGCGTACGGCGCATCTTCAATTTCGATTCGCTGTGCGATTTTCAACAACTGCCCGCCTTTCGCATGCCCGCTAGCGGGAAGGTAGAATGCGTGTACAGCGATATTGTGCCGAAGGGTGTCAACACCAAAAGCCCGCTTGAGAAGCCAACAACCATTCCGTTTTTCCTACCGCCCGTCTGCTTCAGTCGCACCGATTCGATCAACAGCTTTGTGCTGCGTGAACCGAAAACGCAGAAAATTTCCCCCATCGAGAGCACGTACCGGCGTCGACGGCAGAAGTACGGCATCTACCATCCGTTTACGCTGACCGAGCCCGTGCCGGAGACGGCAAACGCACAGGCGCAGCACATGCTGACGTCGAAAATCATTTCCCCCGATGATGTGGAAAAGGTACGGGCCGCGTTCAAGGCACGCCCCATCTGGACCAAAAATGCGCTGGTCAACATCAACAGGCTTGTGATAAACAGTCAAACACTGGGGCTGATTTTACCGTCGGTCGCCTTCTACTACGTAAACGGGCCGTGGCGGGGAACCTGGGTCCGGTACGGGTACGATCCGCGCAAGCACTTTGAGGCTCGGGTGTACCAGTTGCTGGACTTTCGGGTCCGCTCGATCGGTTCGCTGCACGAGTGTATCAAAATTAAGCGCCTGTCGCTGACCAAGATCAACTATCGAACGGCAGAACCGACGGCGGCGGTGAAGGAGGACGAACAGAACTTTATCAACTGTACGTTCGACGAGGACACCATCCCGCCGTACCGCGTCATATTCTACCAGTACTGTGACATTCATCTGAAAAAGATACAGGAAATGCTGAAGAAGGTACCGTCGCCCAAGAGTGGTACGGTGTGCGATGAGCGGAATGGATGGCTGCCGTACCGGTTCGACGATCAGTGTCGCAACATAATGATGGAGATTGTGCTGAACAATATCAGGCGGCTGCGGGAAGAGAACCCGGAAGCGTGCAGCGCGATGGAATCGGTCGAGGAGGATGACGATGAGGGAGATGAGGGGGAGATGTCCGGGTTCGAGGAGGATGACGAGGTGGAGACGGAAGGATTGCTGGATTCGTTGGATGATGTAACGGATTGA
- the LOC1271234 gene encoding vesicle transport through interaction with t-SNAREs homolog 1A isoform X1 encodes MELIQDYEQQYAVQTAEITAQIGRIAHASGAERNKLISDVDRQLEESQELLEQIGLEIRDIPQNSRAAYTSRLNCYQAEWKRLQQEFNNAKVARSKAGYDSSVDDFDEIGIQEDQKRRLLDNTERMERTSNYLNDAYRISVETEQIGTQVLADLSQQRETIQRSRGRVSEWQRIGESKLVSNEFLFFAYSQLRETDADLSRSSRILNSMIMRAMREKFILVVVVVAIFLVLIFSIYFSIS; translated from the exons ATGGAACTGATACAGGACTACGAGCAACAGTACGCCGTGCAGACGGCCGAAATTACCGCCCAGATTGGCCGAATCGCACACGCCAGTGGAG CGGAACGCAACAAACTGATCTCGGACGTCGATCGGCAGCTGGAAGAATCGCAAGAGCTGCTGGAACAGATCGGGCTAGAGATACGCGACATTCCGCAGAACTCGCGGGCCGCCTACACCTCCCGGCTGAACTGCTACCAGGCGGAATGGAAACGGTTGCAGCAAGAGTTCAACAACGCAAAGGTGGCCCGGTCGAAGGCGGGATACGACTCGTCGGTGGATGATTTCGACGAGATCGGCATACAGGAGGACCAGAAACGGCGGCTGCTGGACAATACGGAGCGAATGGAGCGCACCAGCAACTATCTGAACGATGCGTACCGCATTTCGGTCGAGACGGAGCAGATCGGTACGCAGGTGCTGGCGGACCTTAGCCAGCAGCGTGAAACCATTCAACGGTCACGGGGAAGGGTAAGTGAATGGCAGCGCATTGGTGAGAGTAAACTTGTTTCTAAtgaattccttttttttgcgtattCACAGCTACGCGAGACGGATGCTGATTTGAGCCGCTCGTCCCGAATCCTCAACTCGATGATTATGCGCGCAATGCGCGAGAAGTTTATACTGGTCGTTGTGGTCGTTGCTATATTTCTGGTCCTTATCTTTAGTATTTATTTCTCGATAT
- the LOC1271234 gene encoding vesicle transport through interaction with t-SNAREs homolog 1A isoform X2, producing MELIQDYEQQYAVQTAEITAQIGRIAHASGAERNKLISDVDRQLEESQELLEQIGLEIRDIPQNSRAAYTSRLNCYQAEWKRLQQEFNNAKVARSKAGYDSSVDDFDEIGIQEDQKRRLLDNTERMERTSNYLNDAYRISVETEQIGTQVLADLSQQRETIQRSRGRLRETDADLSRSSRILNSMIMRAMREKFILVVVVVAIFLVLIFSIYFSIS from the exons ATGGAACTGATACAGGACTACGAGCAACAGTACGCCGTGCAGACGGCCGAAATTACCGCCCAGATTGGCCGAATCGCACACGCCAGTGGAG CGGAACGCAACAAACTGATCTCGGACGTCGATCGGCAGCTGGAAGAATCGCAAGAGCTGCTGGAACAGATCGGGCTAGAGATACGCGACATTCCGCAGAACTCGCGGGCCGCCTACACCTCCCGGCTGAACTGCTACCAGGCGGAATGGAAACGGTTGCAGCAAGAGTTCAACAACGCAAAGGTGGCCCGGTCGAAGGCGGGATACGACTCGTCGGTGGATGATTTCGACGAGATCGGCATACAGGAGGACCAGAAACGGCGGCTGCTGGACAATACGGAGCGAATGGAGCGCACCAGCAACTATCTGAACGATGCGTACCGCATTTCGGTCGAGACGGAGCAGATCGGTACGCAGGTGCTGGCGGACCTTAGCCAGCAGCGTGAAACCATTCAACGGTCACGGGGAAGG CTACGCGAGACGGATGCTGATTTGAGCCGCTCGTCCCGAATCCTCAACTCGATGATTATGCGCGCAATGCGCGAGAAGTTTATACTGGTCGTTGTGGTCGTTGCTATATTTCTGGTCCTTATCTTTAGTATTTATTTCTCGATAT